The Skermanella pratensis genome has a window encoding:
- a CDS encoding SUMF1/EgtB/PvdO family nonheme iron enzyme encodes MRVLRFLGLLVFALSCALHLGAGPVSAADADKRIALVIGIGAYQFAPALPNPSNDARAIAAALRNLKFEVEEVYDLDNRGFSGRLRDFGIRAAEADVAVIFYAGHGLQVRGQNYLLPSDARLERERDLVYEAMPLNLILGELAQARKLGVLILDACRNNPFADRLSRSNAGAIRERDVSAGLSRVDDTPSDTLVALATRADALAEDGAGEHSPYTMALLKNLNVPGLELGLFFRRVRDNVMEATQGRQEPFIFGSLGATPFYFNPTPPNRSPELPALKPIVVGDTSEAVKLGIGRIADPDGDEVFAQVSGLPATGQVRLGERLVLIGDYLSIAQLSQVTYKPDVGAVGPAGSFDFAVMDNKGGTAPGKIAITVNQSNRPPVVAGERTFRMALPQLGLEAPSDPDGDAVTLTVAALPSRGSIRKGSQPVRLGEKLAAADLAGLTYDPGQSAPGEAGSFAILADDGRGGKATASVRIELETAGTPPAGPELADALWQQVRTRGQAADFAAYLQLFPDGRNAPLARDRLAALAPAKPNPPAAVPAAPAPPAKAEVAVVEPRKPAPAKPEPAKAAEPPKPEPPKPEPPKPEPAKPAGRLAAAEPPASPATRNKGQSNSFQDCPECPIMVRLPAGSFTMGSARGDPSEQPSHKVSLSKPFALGMFEVTVAEWRACVQGGGCSEMPRMASATDETPVHNVHWRDAVAYTIWLSKKTGQRYRLPSEAEWEYAARAGTAGRFWWGEAVGVANANCENCGGMYERLTPLPVGSFKPNPLGFYDMNGGVAEWVADCWNKDYRGAPADGGAWTQGDCRKRVLRGGSWRNDADSLSVTGRFSYEQDVRYLANGFRIARDLN; translated from the coding sequence ATGAGAGTTCTGCGGTTCCTTGGCCTGCTGGTCTTCGCCCTGTCCTGCGCCCTGCACTTGGGCGCGGGTCCGGTGAGCGCTGCCGATGCGGACAAGCGCATCGCGCTGGTGATCGGCATCGGCGCCTACCAGTTCGCCCCGGCCCTGCCCAACCCGTCCAACGATGCCCGCGCGATCGCCGCCGCCCTGAGAAACCTCAAGTTCGAGGTCGAGGAGGTCTACGACCTGGACAATCGCGGCTTTTCCGGGCGGCTCCGCGATTTCGGCATCCGGGCCGCCGAGGCCGACGTGGCGGTCATCTTCTATGCAGGCCATGGCCTCCAGGTGCGCGGCCAGAACTATCTGCTGCCGTCGGACGCCCGGCTGGAGCGCGAGCGCGACCTTGTCTACGAGGCGATGCCGCTCAACCTGATCCTGGGCGAATTGGCCCAGGCGCGGAAGCTGGGGGTGCTGATCCTGGACGCCTGCCGCAACAACCCGTTCGCCGACCGGCTGTCGCGGAGCAATGCCGGGGCTATCCGGGAGCGTGACGTTTCCGCCGGCCTGTCGCGGGTCGACGATACGCCGAGCGACACGCTGGTGGCGCTGGCGACGCGGGCGGACGCGCTGGCGGAGGACGGCGCCGGCGAGCACAGCCCCTATACCATGGCGCTCCTGAAGAACCTGAACGTGCCGGGCCTGGAGCTGGGCCTGTTCTTCCGCCGGGTCCGCGACAACGTCATGGAGGCGACCCAGGGCCGGCAGGAACCGTTCATCTTCGGATCGCTCGGCGCGACGCCGTTCTACTTCAACCCGACCCCGCCGAACCGGAGCCCGGAGCTGCCGGCCCTGAAGCCGATCGTCGTCGGCGACACGTCGGAAGCGGTCAAGCTCGGCATCGGGCGCATCGCCGATCCGGACGGCGACGAGGTGTTCGCCCAAGTGTCCGGGCTTCCCGCTACCGGGCAGGTCCGGCTCGGCGAAAGGCTGGTGCTGATCGGCGACTATCTGAGCATCGCGCAGCTGTCCCAGGTGACCTACAAGCCGGACGTCGGCGCGGTCGGCCCGGCCGGCAGTTTCGATTTCGCCGTCATGGACAACAAGGGCGGGACCGCTCCCGGAAAGATCGCCATCACCGTCAACCAGTCGAACCGTCCGCCGGTGGTGGCCGGCGAAAGGACCTTCAGGATGGCGCTCCCGCAACTGGGCCTGGAGGCTCCGAGCGATCCGGACGGCGACGCGGTGACGCTGACCGTCGCGGCATTGCCGTCCCGCGGGTCGATCCGCAAGGGATCGCAGCCGGTGCGCCTTGGCGAGAAGCTGGCCGCCGCCGACCTCGCCGGCCTGACCTACGACCCCGGACAGTCGGCTCCCGGCGAGGCCGGCAGCTTCGCGATCCTGGCGGACGACGGGCGCGGCGGCAAGGCGACCGCCTCGGTCCGCATCGAACTGGAAACCGCCGGCACGCCCCCGGCCGGCCCGGAGCTTGCCGATGCCTTGTGGCAGCAGGTTCGGACGCGCGGCCAGGCGGCCGACTTCGCCGCCTACCTGCAGCTTTTCCCGGATGGCAGGAATGCCCCGCTGGCGCGCGACCGGCTGGCGGCCCTGGCTCCCGCCAAGCCCAATCCCCCCGCCGCGGTGCCGGCCGCTCCTGCGCCTCCGGCGAAGGCGGAGGTCGCCGTGGTCGAGCCGCGCAAGCCGGCGCCCGCCAAGCCGGAACCGGCCAAGGCGGCGGAGCCTCCCAAGCCGGAACCTCCGAAGCCGGAACCTCCGAAGCCCGAACCGGCGAAGCCCGCCGGGCGGCTGGCGGCGGCCGAACCGCCGGCCTCCCCGGCGACCCGCAACAAGGGCCAGTCCAACAGCTTCCAGGACTGCCCGGAATGCCCGATCATGGTCCGCCTGCCGGCCGGCAGCTTCACCATGGGCTCCGCACGCGGCGATCCCAGCGAGCAGCCGAGCCACAAGGTGAGCTTGAGCAAGCCCTTCGCCCTGGGAATGTTCGAGGTCACGGTGGCGGAGTGGCGCGCCTGCGTCCAGGGCGGCGGCTGCAGCGAGATGCCGCGCATGGCCAGCGCCACGGACGAGACGCCGGTCCACAATGTCCACTGGCGCGACGCCGTCGCCTATACGATCTGGCTGTCCAAGAAGACCGGGCAGAGATACCGCCTCCCCAGCGAGGCGGAATGGGAATATGCCGCCCGCGCCGGCACCGCCGGACGTTTCTGGTGGGGCGAGGCGGTCGGCGTGGCGAACGCCAACTGCGAGAACTGCGGGGGCATGTACGAACGGCTGACCCCTCTCCCGGTGGGCAGCTTCAAGCCCAACCCGCTGGGCTTCTACGACATGAACGGCGGTGTCGCCGAGTGGGTGGCCGACTGCTGGAACAAGGATTACCGGGGAGCCCCGGCGGACGGCGGCGCCTGGACGCAGGGCGACTGCCGCAAGCGGGTCCTGCGCGGCGGGTCCTGGCGGAACGACGCGGACTCGCTGTCGGTGACCGGCCGATTCAGCTACGAGCAGGACGTCCGGTAC
- a CDS encoding ABC transporter ATP-binding protein — translation MTTSPVSPIPQLPRSATVHRGIRGLYAAFWRHAEGRRSLVVTFLSLLFLAQAVRLAIPYFFGEAVNSLQTAGTAGTQDVTLAGWNMALMFGACVLGWAMHGPGRVLERFMAVRIRERFADALYAKAVALPLRWHERHHSGDTIQRMAKATQALFGFSQNQFIYLQNSVSLVGPLVALCLVSAWTGAAAVLGYALIFAILIRFDRIMVFLLNEENRFERRYAAELIDCLGNISTVLTLRLESATRSAVAARLTAAFAPLRRGIVVNEAKWCAIDLLNNGIRCGLVALYAWLAWRSDGVILLGTAVMVHQYSQQIGNVVGSMATNWQDLVRYQADIGSADEILSAESRRSASALPVPADWREIRIEGLTFSHATRHEDRPTLRDVSLVLKRGSRIAFIGESGSGKSTLLRVLAGLYEADRVSIAFDGEARPDLRDLGPVATLVPQDPEIFEGSVAQNITMGIPYPAAAVERACGLACLGPVIDRLPLGLATEITERGLNLSGGQKQRLALARGILASRDSSLIMLDEPTSSMDPTTEARIYDNLLAEFPDACIASSIHRLHLLTRFDTIVWMADGAVVDLGSLDALLERQPVFRALWESYAGTQPVNSQADGSPVGHSGLVLAA, via the coding sequence ATGACGACATCCCCCGTTTCCCCGATCCCCCAGCTTCCCCGCTCCGCCACCGTCCACCGCGGCATCCGCGGCCTCTACGCGGCCTTCTGGCGCCATGCGGAAGGCCGCAGGTCGCTGGTCGTGACGTTCCTGAGCCTGCTGTTCCTGGCGCAGGCCGTGCGGCTGGCGATCCCCTATTTCTTCGGCGAGGCGGTCAATTCCCTCCAGACGGCGGGCACGGCCGGAACCCAGGACGTGACGCTCGCCGGGTGGAACATGGCCCTGATGTTCGGCGCCTGCGTGCTCGGCTGGGCGATGCACGGGCCGGGGCGGGTGCTCGAACGCTTCATGGCGGTGCGTATCCGCGAGCGGTTCGCCGACGCGCTCTACGCCAAGGCGGTGGCCCTGCCGCTGCGTTGGCACGAGCGCCATCATTCCGGAGACACGATCCAGCGCATGGCCAAGGCGACGCAGGCGCTGTTCGGATTCTCGCAGAACCAGTTCATCTATCTCCAGAACTCGGTCAGCCTGGTCGGCCCGCTGGTGGCCCTGTGCCTCGTATCGGCCTGGACCGGGGCGGCGGCCGTGCTGGGCTATGCCCTGATCTTCGCGATCCTGATCAGGTTCGACCGCATCATGGTCTTCCTGCTGAACGAGGAGAACCGGTTCGAGCGGCGCTACGCCGCCGAACTGATCGATTGCCTGGGCAACATATCCACGGTCCTGACGCTCCGCCTCGAGTCGGCGACCCGGTCCGCGGTGGCAGCCCGGCTGACCGCAGCGTTCGCGCCGCTTCGCCGGGGCATCGTCGTCAACGAGGCGAAGTGGTGCGCGATCGACCTGCTCAACAACGGCATCCGCTGCGGGTTGGTGGCGCTCTATGCCTGGCTCGCCTGGCGGAGCGACGGCGTGATCCTGCTCGGCACCGCCGTGATGGTCCACCAGTACTCCCAGCAGATCGGGAACGTCGTCGGCTCCATGGCGACGAACTGGCAGGACTTGGTCCGCTACCAAGCCGATATCGGCAGCGCCGACGAGATCCTCTCGGCCGAGAGCCGCCGGTCCGCATCCGCCCTGCCGGTGCCGGCCGACTGGCGGGAGATCCGGATCGAGGGCCTGACCTTCAGCCATGCCACGCGCCACGAGGACCGGCCGACCCTGCGCGACGTGTCCCTCGTCCTGAAGCGCGGCAGCCGAATCGCCTTCATCGGCGAGAGCGGATCCGGCAAGAGCACGCTGCTGCGGGTCCTGGCAGGACTCTACGAGGCCGACCGCGTCTCGATCGCCTTCGACGGCGAGGCCCGGCCGGACCTGCGCGACCTTGGTCCGGTGGCGACCCTGGTGCCCCAGGATCCGGAGATCTTCGAGGGATCGGTCGCCCAGAACATCACTATGGGCATCCCCTATCCCGCGGCGGCGGTCGAGCGGGCCTGCGGACTGGCCTGCCTCGGCCCGGTGATCGACCGGCTGCCGTTGGGCCTCGCCACCGAGATCACCGAGCGCGGGCTGAACCTGTCGGGCGGGCAGAAGCAGCGGCTGGCGCTGGCGCGCGGCATCCTGGCGTCACGCGACAGCTCGCTGATCATGCTGGACGAGCCGACCAGCAGCATGGACCCGACCACCGAGGCGCGGATCTACGACAACCTGCTGGCCGAATTCCCCGACGCCTGCATCGCGTCTTCGATCCACCGGCTTCACCTGCTGACGCGCTTCGACACCATCGTCTGGATGGCCGACGGCGCGGTGGTCGACCTGGGATCGCTCGACGCCCTGCTGGAGCGCCAACCGGTCTTCCGGGCGCTGTGGGAAAGCTATGCCGGAACCCAGCCGGTAAACAGCCAGGCGGACGGCAGCCCGGTCGGTCATTCGGGGCTGGTTCTGGCGGCCTGA
- a CDS encoding class I SAM-dependent methyltransferase has protein sequence MQTDIIETARGLLAAKRYRAARRLLASRPDLSPGGHALLGTAYLGMKDFEPALAHLRRAADLDPDDVGIRVQLARACTAAGLPHVATRLMEPLAAAPPVRAEAWEALAAAYRLDARYADAVRLSSLAASAGGQTGQLLYEEAMCRHALGDAAGALAAWDRLLDRQPGLAAGWFRSHAAALQVLSLEDALDRLRRATACHGANGKYWAFLAAYALLGGREGEAAAILDGPLRDRPHHHALVDGVGALLPRLSGDFRLFGCGADLLRHGVGLAAGKGLVLEFGVRRGTSIDHIAGVAGQEVHGFDSFEGLPEDWGSQRRGSFTTGRELPAVRSNVTLHAGWFSDTLPPFLAGHGEAVRFANIDCDIYSSTRTVLTALAGRLVPGSILVFDEFIGNRTWREHEYKAFMECAAETGIGYEYAAACPFTGQAAVRIL, from the coding sequence ATGCAAACGGACATCATCGAGACCGCGCGCGGCCTGCTCGCCGCCAAGCGGTACAGGGCGGCGCGCCGCCTGCTCGCGTCCCGGCCCGACCTGTCCCCCGGCGGCCATGCCCTGCTCGGGACGGCCTATCTCGGCATGAAGGACTTCGAGCCGGCGCTGGCCCATCTGCGCCGCGCCGCCGATCTCGATCCCGACGATGTCGGGATCCGCGTCCAACTCGCGCGGGCCTGCACCGCCGCGGGCCTGCCCCATGTCGCGACCCGCCTGATGGAGCCGCTGGCCGCGGCGCCGCCGGTCCGCGCCGAAGCTTGGGAGGCGCTGGCAGCGGCCTACCGCCTGGACGCCCGCTATGCGGATGCCGTCCGCCTGTCGTCGCTGGCCGCTTCGGCAGGGGGGCAGACCGGACAGTTGCTGTACGAGGAAGCCATGTGCCGCCATGCGCTGGGCGACGCCGCCGGCGCGCTGGCCGCCTGGGACAGGCTGCTGGACCGCCAGCCCGGCCTCGCGGCCGGCTGGTTCCGGAGCCATGCGGCGGCGCTCCAGGTCCTGTCGCTCGAAGATGCGCTCGACCGCCTGCGCCGGGCGACCGCCTGCCATGGCGCCAACGGCAAGTACTGGGCTTTCCTCGCCGCCTATGCGCTGCTCGGCGGCAGGGAAGGGGAGGCGGCCGCGATCCTGGACGGACCGCTCCGCGACCGCCCGCACCACCATGCGCTGGTCGACGGCGTCGGCGCGCTGCTGCCGCGCCTCTCTGGCGATTTCCGCCTGTTCGGCTGCGGCGCCGACCTGCTCCGGCACGGCGTCGGCCTGGCGGCCGGAAAGGGACTGGTGCTGGAGTTCGGCGTCCGGCGCGGAACCTCGATCGACCACATCGCCGGGGTCGCCGGCCAGGAAGTCCATGGCTTCGACTCGTTCGAGGGATTGCCGGAGGACTGGGGCAGCCAGCGCCGGGGCAGTTTCACCACCGGCCGGGAACTGCCGGCCGTGAGAAGCAACGTGACCCTTCATGCCGGCTGGTTCAGCGACACCCTGCCGCCGTTCCTGGCAGGCCACGGCGAGGCCGTGCGCTTCGCCAACATCGACTGCGACATCTACTCCTCGACCCGCACCGTCCTGACGGCGCTGGCCGGCCGGCTGGTGCCGGGCTCGATCCTGGTGTTCGACGAGTTCATCGGGAACCGCACCTGGCGCGAGCACGAGTACAAGGCGTTCATGGAATGCGCCGCGGAGACGGGCATCGGGTACGAGTACGCCGCGGCCTGCCCGTTCACCGGGCAGGCCGCGGTTCGCATCCTTTGA
- a CDS encoding PRC-barrel domain-containing protein has protein sequence MRQTPLQTMLLLTATLALTPSCPSAAPAQDRVAVGPGDGRIQTGQSGSVPKLEAESDIVGAKDLIGRSVIGADGEVLGTISDFLLSLSGGIDRLIVASGGFLGIVGRREVAIPWSEAETGLDTGDIRVTLTRGDFENAPEYERSGSIDAVPRAYRQ, from the coding sequence ATGCGACAAACCCCGCTGCAGACGATGCTGTTGCTGACGGCCACGCTCGCGCTCACTCCGTCATGCCCCTCCGCCGCTCCCGCGCAGGACCGCGTGGCGGTAGGGCCGGGCGACGGGAGGATCCAGACCGGGCAATCCGGCAGCGTCCCCAAGCTTGAGGCGGAATCCGACATCGTTGGTGCAAAGGACCTGATCGGTCGAAGCGTGATCGGCGCAGACGGCGAGGTGCTGGGCACGATCAGCGACTTCCTGCTAAGCCTGTCGGGCGGGATCGACCGGCTGATCGTCGCCAGCGGCGGCTTTCTGGGCATCGTGGGCCGTCGGGAGGTGGCCATCCCCTGGTCCGAGGCGGAAACGGGCCTGGATACCGGCGACATCCGGGTCACCCTGACCCGGGGCGACTTTGAAAACGCTCCGGAATACGAGCGAAGCGGGAGCATCGACGCGGTCCCGCGCGCTTACCGGCAGTGA
- a CDS encoding CsbD family protein, with protein sequence MEKVEGDVKQGAANLTGDGKLQSDGKADKVEARIRNAVGGIKDALTGKDKAGR encoded by the coding sequence ATGGAAAAGGTGGAGGGCGACGTCAAGCAAGGAGCCGCCAACCTGACGGGAGACGGCAAACTCCAGTCTGACGGCAAGGCCGACAAGGTCGAAGCCAGGATCCGGAATGCCGTCGGCGGCATCAAGGATGCCTTGACCGGCAAGGACAAAGCCGGCCGCTGA
- a CDS encoding PRC-barrel domain-containing protein: MKNILTVTSAVALLALGTPALAQQQNAQPAGGDQNPAAGTDVQVQQPAPEVTVQQPAPDVTVRQPEPNVTVQQAEPNVNVEQAEPNVTVERAGEPNVNVVRPDQQDAPEARDADAGTPTAGIAPTAPMADPRLMGDQVSGMIGTNAVTANNEEVGEIENLLIGSEGQVEAAIIEWGGFLGIGSKTAAVPWNELRLNEAGDRVVIDMTREEIEELPAYNGDPASVAGIDAEAKPVQ, from the coding sequence ATGAAGAATATTTTGACTGTAACGAGCGCTGTTGCACTGCTCGCGCTTGGAACCCCGGCGCTTGCCCAGCAGCAGAATGCCCAGCCGGCAGGTGGCGATCAGAACCCAGCGGCGGGGACTGACGTTCAGGTCCAGCAACCCGCTCCTGAAGTGACTGTGCAACAGCCCGCGCCGGACGTGACCGTCCGGCAGCCGGAGCCCAACGTCACCGTCCAGCAGGCCGAGCCGAACGTGAATGTCGAGCAGGCCGAGCCGAATGTCACCGTGGAGAGGGCCGGCGAGCCGAACGTCAACGTCGTTCGGCCGGATCAGCAGGACGCACCGGAGGCCCGGGACGCAGATGCCGGGACTCCGACGGCAGGTATCGCTCCTACGGCACCGATGGCCGACCCGCGGCTGATGGGCGATCAGGTCTCGGGAATGATCGGGACCAACGCCGTCACGGCGAACAATGAGGAAGTCGGCGAGATCGAAAACCTCCTGATCGGCTCCGAAGGCCAAGTGGAGGCGGCCATCATCGAGTGGGGCGGCTTCCTGGGCATCGGTTCCAAGACCGCCGCTGTTCCCTGGAACGAGCTTCGGTTGAACGAGGCGGGCGACCGTGTCGTCATCGACATGACCCGCGAGGAGATTGAAGAGTTGCCCGCCTACAACGGCGACCCGGCGTCGGTTGCCGGCATCGATGCCGAAGCGAAGCCGGTACAGTAG
- a CDS encoding DUF3108 domain-containing protein, giving the protein MSLRSVNAGVIVGGALALCAPAASAAEKVRLGYAIYAGGFEVLQASILLDIGRDDYEVEVSAETQGLIGTFFPWQNLSRSVGLLRDGEAAPRSHRQSGTWRGRERAVSLDYDGSGRVVADVRPPDDPSERDPVPPEMVPGTTDPLSAVLSVATGVASGRGCTGTVPVFDGRRRYDLNFRTLGDRQLAPNRYSVFSGPAVHCEVTSTVLAGQWKRDGAVTEQERRAPISLMLAPVVEGLPPVPVRLEGESRFGDVVMHLTSADAVPR; this is encoded by the coding sequence ATGTCGTTGCGATCAGTCAATGCCGGGGTGATCGTCGGTGGTGCCTTGGCCCTGTGTGCCCCGGCGGCATCGGCGGCCGAGAAGGTCAGGCTCGGTTACGCGATCTACGCGGGCGGGTTCGAAGTCCTGCAGGCGTCGATCCTGCTGGATATCGGGCGCGACGATTACGAAGTCGAGGTCAGCGCCGAAACCCAGGGCCTCATCGGCACCTTCTTTCCCTGGCAGAACCTGTCGCGCTCCGTCGGGCTCCTGCGTGACGGGGAGGCGGCACCGCGGTCGCACCGGCAGAGCGGAACCTGGCGGGGACGCGAGCGGGCGGTCAGCCTGGATTACGATGGCTCAGGCCGCGTCGTCGCGGACGTCCGGCCGCCGGACGACCCGTCCGAGCGCGACCCCGTGCCGCCGGAGATGGTGCCGGGAACCACCGATCCCCTGTCGGCCGTGCTGTCCGTGGCCACCGGCGTCGCTTCCGGGCGCGGTTGTACCGGGACGGTTCCGGTATTCGACGGCCGCCGCCGCTACGATCTGAACTTCCGCACGCTTGGAGACCGTCAACTCGCCCCCAACCGCTATTCCGTCTTCAGCGGCCCCGCGGTCCATTGCGAAGTCACCTCGACGGTGCTGGCCGGCCAATGGAAGCGGGACGGTGCGGTCACCGAGCAGGAGAGGCGGGCGCCCATCTCGCTGATGCTGGCGCCCGTGGTCGAGGGACTGCCGCCGGTCCCGGTCCGGCTGGAGGGAGAGAGCCGGTTCGGCGATGTCGTCATGCATCTCACCTCGGCCGATGCCGTGCCCCGGTGA
- the cydB gene encoding cytochrome d ubiquinol oxidase subunit II: MEWWQDLTLIWTGIVAFAIIMYVLMDGFDLGLGILFPFAGRDVDRDVMMNTVAPVWDFNETWLILGGAGLFAAFPLAYAVILPALYLPLTLMLIALIFRGVAFEFRFKAKSSRYVWDRSFHLGSLVATVVQGMALGAFIQGFTVENRAYAGGNFDWFSVFSLLTGAALVAGYALLGCTWLIWRTEGSLQEWAYKLSKPLFLAVIGFIALVSIWTPLANQTIADRWFSWPNILYLSPVPILTAALALLYWRAINKRYEVQPFALSMGLFILSFAGLAVSLWPNVIPPNISIWDAASPPETQEFLLVGMAFLIPTIVVYTIYSYYVFRGKIGEDVGYH, from the coding sequence ATGGAATGGTGGCAGGACCTTACCCTGATCTGGACCGGCATCGTCGCCTTCGCGATCATCATGTACGTCCTGATGGACGGCTTCGACCTGGGCCTGGGCATCCTGTTTCCCTTCGCCGGGCGCGACGTCGACCGCGACGTCATGATGAACACGGTGGCCCCGGTCTGGGATTTCAACGAGACTTGGCTGATCCTGGGCGGCGCCGGCCTGTTCGCGGCGTTCCCCCTGGCCTATGCGGTGATCCTGCCGGCCCTGTACCTGCCGCTGACGCTCATGCTGATCGCGCTGATCTTCCGCGGGGTGGCGTTCGAATTCCGGTTCAAGGCGAAGAGCAGCCGCTATGTGTGGGATCGCAGCTTCCATCTCGGATCTCTGGTCGCCACGGTGGTGCAGGGAATGGCGCTCGGTGCCTTCATCCAGGGCTTCACCGTGGAAAACCGCGCCTATGCCGGCGGCAACTTCGACTGGTTCTCGGTCTTCAGCCTGCTGACGGGTGCGGCCTTGGTGGCGGGATACGCGCTGCTCGGCTGCACCTGGCTGATCTGGCGGACGGAGGGATCGCTGCAGGAGTGGGCGTACAAGCTGTCCAAGCCGCTGTTCCTGGCGGTGATCGGGTTCATCGCGCTGGTCAGCATCTGGACGCCGCTGGCGAACCAGACCATCGCGGACCGCTGGTTCTCCTGGCCCAACATCCTCTATCTGTCGCCGGTGCCGATCCTGACCGCGGCCCTGGCGCTGCTGTATTGGCGAGCGATCAACAAGCGGTACGAGGTACAGCCGTTCGCCCTGTCCATGGGCCTGTTCATCCTGTCCTTCGCCGGCCTCGCCGTCAGCCTGTGGCCGAACGTGATCCCGCCCAACATCAGCATCTGGGATGCGGCCTCGCCGCCCGAGACCCAGGAGTTCCTGCTGGTCGGCATGGCTTTCCTGATCCCGACGATCGTGGTCTACACGATCTATTCCTACTACGTCTTCCGCGGCAAGATCGGCGAGGACGTCGGGTATCACTGA
- a CDS encoding cytochrome ubiquinol oxidase subunit I, giving the protein MDIDPLMLSRIQFAFTISFHILFPAFTIGLANWIMVLEGLWLKTGRDVYRQLSEFWTKIFAISFGMGVVSGIVMSYQFGTNWSRWSDITGNVMGPLIQYEVVTAFFLEAAFLGILLFGRSKVPRGMHFFAACMVAIGTIISSFWILSSNSWLHTPAGFEIRDGRFFVTSWWEVVFNPSFPYRLAHMVTAAFLTTSFVIAGISAWYILKGRFAEYTRISFGMSLGLIAILAPLQILLGDLHGLKTMEVQPAKIAAMEGHWEGGAGAPLILFAWPDMEAEKNHYEIGIPFLSSLILTHELEGEVPGLKQFAPEDRPYVPIVFWTFRIMVGIGFLMLFVAVGFVFLSWRRRLYDSPWFHWICVAMTPAGFVAILAGWFTTEIGRQPWMVQGLLRTADGVTPSLTAGAALTSLGLFLVTYALIFTAGTYYILRLLQLGPQPHHSETTHQARQEAGRPKRPMSVPDERIEPAE; this is encoded by the coding sequence ATGGACATCGATCCGTTGATGTTGTCGCGCATTCAATTTGCTTTCACGATATCTTTTCATATCCTTTTTCCCGCCTTTACCATCGGTCTCGCCAATTGGATCATGGTGCTCGAAGGTCTATGGCTGAAGACAGGACGCGACGTTTACCGCCAGCTGTCCGAATTCTGGACCAAGATCTTCGCGATCTCGTTCGGCATGGGCGTGGTGTCGGGCATCGTGATGTCGTACCAGTTCGGCACCAACTGGAGCCGCTGGTCGGACATCACCGGCAACGTGATGGGTCCGCTGATCCAGTACGAGGTCGTCACCGCCTTCTTCCTGGAGGCGGCCTTCCTGGGCATCCTGCTGTTCGGCCGCAGCAAGGTGCCGCGCGGCATGCATTTCTTCGCCGCATGCATGGTGGCGATCGGCACCATCATCTCGTCTTTCTGGATCCTGTCGTCGAACAGCTGGCTGCACACCCCGGCCGGGTTCGAGATCCGCGACGGCCGGTTCTTCGTGACGAGCTGGTGGGAGGTGGTGTTCAACCCGTCCTTCCCGTACCGCCTGGCTCACATGGTGACGGCCGCCTTCCTGACCACCTCGTTCGTGATCGCCGGGATCAGCGCCTGGTACATCCTGAAGGGCCGCTTCGCGGAATACACCCGCATCAGCTTCGGCATGTCGCTGGGCCTGATCGCCATCCTGGCGCCGCTGCAGATCCTGCTGGGCGACCTTCACGGCCTGAAGACGATGGAGGTGCAGCCGGCCAAGATCGCCGCGATGGAGGGCCATTGGGAAGGCGGGGCCGGGGCGCCGCTGATCCTGTTCGCCTGGCCCGACATGGAGGCCGAGAAGAACCATTACGAGATCGGCATTCCCTTCCTGTCCAGCCTGATCCTGACGCACGAGCTGGAAGGCGAGGTGCCGGGGCTGAAGCAGTTCGCGCCGGAGGACCGACCCTACGTGCCGATCGTGTTCTGGACCTTCCGCATCATGGTCGGCATCGGCTTCCTGATGCTGTTCGTGGCGGTCGGCTTCGTCTTCCTGAGCTGGCGGCGGCGGCTGTACGACTCGCCCTGGTTCCACTGGATCTGCGTCGCCATGACCCCGGCCGGCTTCGTGGCGATCCTGGCCGGCTGGTTCACCACGGAAATCGGACGGCAGCCCTGGATGGTTCAGGGACTGTTGCGGACCGCCGACGGCGTGACCCCGTCGCTCACGGCGGGAGCCGCGTTGACCTCCCTGGGGTTGTTCCTGGTGACCTACGCGCTGATCTTCACGGCCGGCACCTATTACATCCTGCGCCTGCTGCAACTCGGGCCGCAGCCGCACCATAGCGAAACCACCCATCAGGCACGCCAGGAAGCCGGACGCCCGAAGCGGCCGATGTCGGTGCCTGACGAACGCATCGAACCGGCGGAGTAA